A single region of the Polyodon spathula isolate WHYD16114869_AA chromosome 5, ASM1765450v1, whole genome shotgun sequence genome encodes:
- the LOC121316172 gene encoding cardiac phospholamban-like produces MEKVQHMARSVIRRASTIEVNPQTKQNMQKLFVNFCLILICLLLIYIIMLLL; encoded by the coding sequence ATGGAGAAGGTTCAGCACATGGCTCGCTCTGTTATCAGGAGGGCTTCCACCATCGAGGTGAACCCACAGACCAAACAGAACATGCAGAAGCTCTTTGTCAATTTCTGCCTCATTCTCATTTGCCTCCTGCTAATCTACATCATTATGTTGCTACTCTGA